The nucleotide sequence CCTGCCGAAGAGGCTGTTGCCGAGTCCCCGGTCCACCACTATTGTCTGGCCGCGCAGGCCCCGGCTCCCGGGAGAGCAGAGAAAGCTCACCACGTCGGCTATCTCCTCGGGCTCGACGAACATCTCCTCTGGGACGGCGTCGAGGCCTTCCCACAGGCGTCTTAGCACCTTGTAGGAGTCGGTCCTGACCAGTCCGCCGCAGACGGCGTTGAAGCCCACGCCGCGGGAGGCGAACTCTTCGGCGCAGTCGCGCACCACCGACTCCATGGCCGCCTTCATGGAGCCCAGGGGATAGGAGGGGTTGTAGAAGCGGCTTCCGAGGCTCGAGACGAAGACGACCCTGCCGCCCGAGGCCTCGAGCATGGGAAGGGCCTGCTGTATGCAGAAGATGTTGCCCAGGTAGTTGGTCTCGACAAGCTGCCTGAGCTCGCGCTCGAAGAGCCTGTGGAAGGGCTTGAAGGGCGCGCGGGCCGCGTTGAGCACCAGGAAGTCGAGCCTGCCGGCGCCCTCGGCCACGGCTGCCATCATGGCCCTGACGTCGTCTTTCTTCGAGATGTCGGCCCTCACGAGGCTGACGCTGCGTCCCAGCGACTCGAGCTCGGCCTTGAGCTCCAGGGCGCCCTTCTCCGAGGCGCCGCCCTCTTTGCGGTAGTTGAGCACGAGGTCGGCCCCGTCGCGGGCGAGCCTGCGCGCCACGGCGGCGCCGATGCCCCGCGAAGCGCCCGTAACAAGCGCCGTCTTTCCCCTGAATACCGCCGCCAAGAGCCCTGCCTCCATCGGACAATGTGATAAATTATGGAATTTTACATGAAGAGGCGCCCAAGGTCAACAGGAAAGCACGCCCCGCCGGGACCGCCTTGACGGAGCCTTCCCCGGCGAAACGACGAGGAGGCGCCGAAACGCCTCTTGACTTCTCATAACAGGTGTCGTATCATATGTTACAGTCATCTCCAACCCTGTCCCTCCCGTCCGGGCGGGGACAGGCCAATCGAGTGGGGGGGGATCGCCCTTGTGGATAAAACGCTATGACTTCGTAATACTCATCAAGGAGATCCGCCTTCAGCTCGACCTGAGCCAGGAAGACCTGGCAAGAGAGATCGGCGTGAGCTACGCCACCGTCAACCGGTGGGAGAACGGACGCTTCCTGCCGTCCAAGATGGCGCTGCGGCAGGTGGAGGCCTACTGCGACCGCATGATCGAGCTCGGCAGACTCCTCCTGCCCGACGAGACGGTAAAGGAAGCCCTCTGACGAGAGTATGTCCGGCCCCCGCCACGGCGGCCGGACATCCGCCTCCACGCCGTTATCGACCGCCGCCGGGCCGGGATGCCCCGGACCGTCCCGAGGGGCGGCGTCTC is from Deltaproteobacteria bacterium and encodes:
- a CDS encoding SDR family oxidoreductase, translating into MEAGLLAAVFRGKTALVTGASRGIGAAVARRLARDGADLVLNYRKEGGASEKGALELKAELESLGRSVSLVRADISKKDDVRAMMAAVAEGAGRLDFLVLNAARAPFKPFHRLFERELRQLVETNYLGNIFCIQQALPMLEASGGRVVFVSSLGSRFYNPSYPLGSMKAAMESVVRDCAEEFASRGVGFNAVCGGLVRTDSYKVLRRLWEGLDAVPEEMFVEPEEIADVVSFLCSPGSRGLRGQTIVVDRGLGNSLFGRIGGR
- a CDS encoding XRE family transcriptional regulator; this encodes MWIKRYDFVILIKEIRLQLDLSQEDLAREIGVSYATVNRWENGRFLPSKMALRQVEAYCDRMIELGRLLLPDETVKEAL